From Balneola sp. MJW-20, the proteins below share one genomic window:
- a CDS encoding DinB family protein, translating into MKYSYNDFISSFTDAKERAADLIQHFPEQKLNTKPMEKKWSALEILSHLIQTGNKYKEQLETLFKSGIEDMPQGSEPFEPNLFMRWFISQVSPQNTRPLPTVKPFEPLAHEILDKDILLKDFLLLQDFAIKTVTECKDNGLDMDEISIRNPIVKIVPMSLTACFGVMSAHQKRHFGQIEALSKKFSSPA; encoded by the coding sequence ATGAAATATAGCTATAACGATTTTATTTCCTCATTTACTGATGCCAAAGAGCGTGCTGCTGACCTGATCCAACATTTTCCGGAGCAGAAGCTTAACACGAAACCAATGGAGAAGAAATGGTCCGCTCTGGAGATCTTAAGTCACCTGATCCAGACCGGTAATAAATACAAAGAACAGCTGGAAACCTTATTCAAGAGCGGAATTGAGGATATGCCCCAGGGGTCTGAACCCTTTGAGCCGAATTTGTTCATGCGTTGGTTTATCTCACAGGTAAGCCCGCAAAATACCCGGCCACTCCCCACGGTTAAACCATTTGAACCGCTGGCCCATGAGATCCTTGATAAGGATATTTTACTGAAGGATTTCCTTTTGCTGCAGGATTTCGCAATTAAGACCGTAACTGAATGCAAAGATAATGGCCTTGACATGGACGAGATCAGCATTCGTAACCCCATTGTTAAGATTGTACCGATGAGTCTAACCGCCTGTTTTGGCGTGATGTCTGCCCATCAGAAAAGACACTTCGGACAGATCGAAGCTCTCAGTAAAAAATT